The following proteins come from a genomic window of Geminicoccaceae bacterium SCSIO 64248:
- a CDS encoding YbdD/YjiX family protein yields MQTSTFSNLRGQLAAFGKGVRDGARLMVGQPDYDVYLAHMQANHPDTTPMTRVEFFRNRQDARFGIGNNAGFRCC; encoded by the coding sequence ATGCAGACCTCGACCTTCTCCAACCTGCGCGGCCAGCTGGCCGCCTTCGGCAAGGGCGTGCGCGACGGCGCGCGCCTGATGGTCGGCCAGCCGGACTACGACGTCTATCTCGCCCACATGCAGGCGAACCACCCGGACACGACGCCGATGACCCGCGTCGAGTTCTTCCGCAACCGGCAGGACGCGCGCTTCGGCATCGGCAACAACGCGGGCTTTCGCTGCTGTTGA
- a CDS encoding NAD(P)-dependent glycerol-3-phosphate dehydrogenase has translation MARREEHTVEIGVVGAGAWGTALAMAAMRAGKRVRLWARDPAHAEAIAASGANGRYLAGIGLHPLPPVTAELADLEGADALILAVPAQSLAEVSVRLPACEAIVIAAKGLESGSGRRLTEVVAAGRPEARLAVLSGPSFAVEVARDQPCALVLACADGALGRRLAEALTTPRFRLYWTDDVTGVEVGGALKNVLAIAAGIADGMDLGDNARAALVTRGLAELARLGAAMGARTETMMGLSGLGDLILTSTSGKSRNYRLGRSIGEQRGLGTSLSRPDALAEGVWTAQAALRVAGERGLDLPISRAVAAILAGEIGVDAAMEQLLLRPPRPEPEGHGRDGGRPQAG, from the coding sequence ATGGCGCGGCGCGAGGAGCATACGGTCGAGATCGGCGTCGTCGGCGCGGGCGCCTGGGGCACGGCGCTCGCCATGGCCGCGATGCGCGCGGGCAAGCGCGTGCGCCTGTGGGCGCGTGATCCCGCCCACGCCGAAGCGATCGCCGCGAGCGGCGCCAACGGCCGCTATCTCGCCGGAATCGGTCTCCACCCGCTGCCGCCGGTCACGGCCGAGCTCGCCGACCTCGAAGGCGCGGACGCGCTCATCCTTGCCGTACCCGCGCAGAGCCTGGCCGAGGTCTCCGTCCGGCTTCCCGCCTGCGAGGCCATCGTCATCGCCGCCAAGGGGCTGGAGAGCGGCAGCGGCCGGCGTCTGACCGAGGTCGTCGCTGCCGGGCGACCGGAGGCCAGACTCGCCGTCCTGTCCGGACCGAGCTTCGCCGTCGAGGTCGCGCGCGACCAACCCTGCGCGCTTGTGCTGGCCTGCGCGGACGGCGCGCTCGGCCGCCGCCTGGCCGAAGCCCTGACCACGCCGCGCTTCCGGCTCTACTGGACGGACGACGTCACGGGCGTCGAGGTCGGCGGTGCTTTGAAGAACGTCCTGGCGATCGCGGCCGGCATCGCCGACGGCATGGATCTCGGCGACAACGCGCGCGCCGCCCTGGTCACGCGCGGGCTGGCCGAGCTCGCCCGGCTGGGCGCGGCCATGGGCGCGCGGACCGAGACGATGATGGGCCTGTCCGGCCTGGGCGACCTGATCCTGACCAGCACCAGCGGCAAGTCGCGCAACTACCGGCTGGGCCGGTCCATCGGCGAGCAGCGCGGCCTCGGCACCAGCCTGTCGCGGCCGGACGCGCTCGCCGAGGGCGTATGGACCGCGCAGGCGGCGCTCCGCGTCGCAGGCGAGCGCGGGCTCGACCTGCCGATCAGCCGCGCGGTCGCGGCCATCCTGGCGGGGGAGATCGGCGTCGACGCGGCGATGGAGCAGCTGCTCCTGCGCCCGCCTCGACCGGAGCCCGAGGGCCACGGCCGGGACGGCGGCAGGCCGCAGGCGGGCTAG